From the genome of bacterium:
ACATGCTCGTCAACACATTTGCCTGGTTATGAAACTTCCTACGATGAATTCAAAAAGCTCGGCGTTGATGAAGTTATTTGTTTGAGCGTAAATGATGCGTATGTCATGTTCCAGTGGGGTAAGCACCAAAAAGCGACAAAAGTAAAAATGCTTCCCGACGGTTCCGCCTTGTTCACTAAGGGGATGGGAATGCTTGTTTCAAAAAATGATGTAGGTTATGGAGAACGTAGCTGGCGTTACAGTATGTATGTTGAAGACGGGAACATTAAGAAGATGTTTATCGAGCCGGGATTTTCTGATGACTGCCCCAACGATCCATTTGAGGTCAGTGATGCGCAAACGATGCTTAGCTATCTCAAATCGCTTAAAAAATAAGCGGTAAATAAAAAAGTGACGAGCGAGCTCGACTAATTTTGCGTGATCACAAGTTCCATTCTGGTGCCGGAGGAGAGAATTTCACTACTCGTCCGCCTATTGCGAACTGCGCTTTCAAACCCCTCGGTTTGAATAATTCCGCCACGGGAAACTCCCGTTTCCCGACCCCTTCCTAAGTTCAAGTCTCTCCACTAACGTTAGAAATAATAAAATGCCCGGTATACAACCGAGCATTTTATTATTTTGTGCCGGAGGAGAGACTTGAACTCTCACCTCTTACGAGACACGATTTTGAGTCGTGCGCGGCTACCATTACGCCACTCCGGCAAATTTTATTTCAATGTTTTAAGGTACTCTTTACCAAATCCTGACTTCAAATACTTTTCTCGTTCTCTCGCTTCTCTTCTGGTGCTGAAATTGTTTATAAGAATTATGGTAAACGGTTTGTATGGGCGTGTAGTTTTATTGTAGCCTTTATTGTGTTGTTCAACACGCCTCTCAGGATTGTCTGATATATCAACGTAAACATACGATCTTTTTCTGCTGCTTATCGCGTATACATAATACATGATTGTTCACGATTTTGAGCCTGCCTGCCGGCAGGCAGGTCGTGCGCGGCTACCATTACGCCACTCCGGCATTCATTAAGTCATTCTAGCTGACGACTCCTTAAAAATCAATCAAAATTATCTTGAGTGGAATCAGTTTTAAATTGTTTTAAATTAAAGAAGCTATTATATAAAAATGACTGTAGTCATTTTTATATAGCACCAACCCCCAATTTTGTTAATTGTTGAAAGAAGGTAGTTACGGTATACTTTTCCTATGTCACAAATACGAGTCGGCGTTATTCGCGGAGGATTGGGGCACGAATATGATATTTCACTTGAGACGGGAGGAAACGTTCTTCGGAATATTTCTCGCGACAAGTATGAAGCGTACGATGTTCTTATCACAAAAGACGGTACTTGGCACTTAAACGGTGTTCCTGTTAACGTTGAGCGTATTGCGCATACGGTTGATGTCGTGTGGAATGCTCTTCATGGTGAATATGGCGAGGATGGGAAAATTCAGCAAACACTTCACACGTTTGGAATACCCTACACTGGATCAACACCATTTGCTTCAGCAGTGGGTATGAATAAAGCGCTTGCGAAAGATCATTTTTCACATGCGGGAATTAAGACGCCACTTGGATTGGTGGTTCGTCGAGGTGAAGATAGTATCAACGCAGCTCTTAATGCGTTTAGAAAAATACCTCCTCCGTATGTTGTAAAACCACTATCAAGTGGTTCGTCGGTTGGACTTTCACTCACGCGCACCGTAGACGGTCTTATAAAATCGATCGAATACGCCCTTAAATATTCCCCCGCAGTACTCATAGAAGAATTTATAAAAGGAAAAGAAATATCATGCGGGGTTGTAGATAGCATGGAACATGACCAATCACATGCAACTCATACTGTAGAGATTGTGTTGCCGGATGGCGAAGAAGTTTTTCACCACAGCCTCAAACACAGCGATGCAGTGCAAAGAATTTCCCCCGCCAATCTTTCGGAGACTGACTGCGAAATTGTTCAAGCACTTGCAATACGCGCACATCGGGGGATAGGGATGAGACATTATTCCGTTGCTGATTTTATTGTTTCACCACGAGGAATTTATCTTCTTGAGGTAAATAGTTTGCCGGGTCTTACTGACACATCACTTTTGCCTTTGGCACTTCAATCGGCAGATCTCTCGCTCGAAGAGTTTATTGATCACGTCCTCAC
Proteins encoded in this window:
- a CDS encoding peroxiredoxin; amino-acid sequence: MKKEQKIPTKVPDVIFKTRVRDESVEGSNPYRWQDVTSDEIFKGKKIVLFALPGAFTPTCSSTHLPGYETSYDEFKKLGVDEVICLSVNDAYVMFQWGKHQKATKVKMLPDGSALFTKGMGMLVSKNDVGYGERSWRYSMYVEDGNIKKMFIEPGFSDDCPNDPFEVSDAQTMLSYLKSLKK
- a CDS encoding GIY-YIG nuclease family protein, which produces MYYVYAISSRKRSYVYVDISDNPERRVEQHNKGYNKTTRPYKPFTIILINNFSTRREAREREKYLKSGFGKEYLKTLK
- a CDS encoding ATP-grasp domain-containing protein, whose product is MSQIRVGVIRGGLGHEYDISLETGGNVLRNISRDKYEAYDVLITKDGTWHLNGVPVNVERIAHTVDVVWNALHGEYGEDGKIQQTLHTFGIPYTGSTPFASAVGMNKALAKDHFSHAGIKTPLGLVVRRGEDSINAALNAFRKIPPPYVVKPLSSGSSVGLSLTRTVDGLIKSIEYALKYSPAVLIEEFIKGKEISCGVVDSMEHDQSHATHTVEIVLPDGEEVFHHSLKHSDAVQRISPANLSETDCEIVQALAIRAHRGIGMRHYSVADFIVSPRGIYLLEVNSLPGLTDTSLLPLALQSADLSLEEFIDHVLTLALNKK